A region from the Hydrogenimonas sp. genome encodes:
- a CDS encoding thiol peroxidase, Bcp-type, whose product MVETGQKAPEFCLPNQDNVEICLRDLKGKWVVLYFYPKDLTPGCTTEACDFTEALPDFEDLDAIILGVSPDSPQKHQRFIEKKDLKITLLSDEDKDVLKAYGAWGPKKLYGREYEGVIRSTFIIDPDGKIAAVWPKVRVKGHVEAVKEKLRELQEKSD is encoded by the coding sequence TGGTTGAAACAGGTCAGAAAGCACCGGAGTTTTGTCTGCCGAATCAGGATAACGTCGAAATATGCCTAAGAGATCTGAAAGGGAAATGGGTTGTTCTCTACTTCTATCCGAAAGATCTCACTCCCGGCTGTACCACCGAAGCGTGTGATTTCACGGAGGCTCTGCCCGATTTCGAAGATCTCGATGCGATCATTCTCGGAGTGAGTCCAGATTCGCCGCAGAAGCATCAGAGGTTCATAGAGAAGAAAGATCTGAAAATCACGCTGCTCAGCGATGAGGATAAAGATGTTCTTAAAGCCTACGGAGCGTGGGGGCCGAAGAAGCTTTACGGCAGGGAGTACGAGGGTGTGATCCGCTCCACATTCATTATAGACCCTGACGGGAAAATCGCCGCCGTCTGGCCCAAGGTCAGGGTAAAGGGGCATGTGGAAGCTGTAAAGGAGAAGCTGAGAGAGCTGCAGGAGAAAAGCGATTAA
- a CDS encoding SSU ribosomal protein S2p: MVTMKDLLECGMHFGHQTRRWNPKMKKFIFGVRKNIHIIDLQKTLRYFRYTYNVVRDAAAEGKTVMFVGTKKQARNAIVEHAQRCGMPYVQTRWLGGMLTNYQTIRKSIRKLEVIEEMEESGKMDLLTKKEALMLKRKKEKLESYLGGIRNMKNLPDYLFVVDAVKERIAIKEAKRLGIPVIAPLDTNCDPDVIDYPIPGNDDAIRSIQLFCREMADAIIEGRELAAQEAEEEEPVSEEEMAAVTEEAVAEGEAETQEPAEAAAETKGE, translated from the coding sequence ATGGTCACAATGAAAGACCTTCTAGAGTGCGGTATGCACTTCGGACACCAGACACGTCGTTGGAACCCGAAGATGAAGAAGTTCATTTTCGGAGTAAGAAAAAACATTCACATTATCGATCTGCAGAAGACGCTTCGATACTTCCGCTATACATATAATGTTGTACGGGATGCCGCTGCGGAAGGGAAGACGGTAATGTTCGTAGGAACCAAAAAGCAGGCGAGAAACGCGATAGTCGAGCACGCTCAGCGCTGCGGTATGCCCTACGTTCAGACCCGCTGGCTCGGCGGTATGCTCACAAACTACCAGACTATAAGAAAATCTATCCGCAAACTCGAAGTGATCGAAGAGATGGAAGAGAGCGGAAAGATGGATCTTCTGACAAAAAAAGAGGCGCTTATGCTCAAGCGCAAGAAAGAGAAGCTGGAGAGCTATCTCGGCGGTATCCGCAACATGAAGAACCTTCCTGATTATCTTTTCGTTGTAGACGCCGTTAAAGAGCGAATCGCGATCAAAGAGGCCAAAAGGCTCGGTATTCCGGTTATAGCTCCGCTCGATACAAACTGCGACCCGGACGTTATAGACTATCCGATCCCAGGCAATGATGATGCTATCCGCTCCATTCAGCTCTTCTGCCGGGAGATGGCCGACGCCATCATCGAAGGGCGCGAACTTGCCGCTCAGGAGGCCGAAGAGGAGGAGCCTGTTAGTGAAGAGGAGATGGCTGCCGTGACAGAAGAGGCGGTGGCTGAAGGCGAAGCGGAAACCCAAGAGCCTGCCGAAGCGGCAGCAGAGACAAAAGGAGAGTAA
- a CDS encoding translation elongation factor Ts has protein sequence MAVTAAMVKELRQMTGAGMMDCKKALTETDGDMEKAVEWLRKKGLSSAAKKAGRIASEGAISIEISDDHRKGTIAEINSETDFVAQNDNFKALLKKATRHVHCSTATTVEDLLQTEIDGTTFEEYLKGEIAKIGENIVMRRFVTVDAGENGTVEGYIHGNGKVGVLIAAKCDSDKTCEAVRPTLKNIAMHIAAMNPAFLDEEAVPAEVLAKEEEIAKEQLKKEGKPEAIWDKIIPGKIKRYLKDNTLLNQPFVMDDKKTVGEVLDEAAKAAGGTAKIVEFIRFELGEGIEKKEEDFAAEVAAQMGS, from the coding sequence ATGGCAGTAACTGCGGCAATGGTAAAAGAGCTGCGCCAGATGACAGGCGCGGGAATGATGGATTGCAAAAAGGCGCTGACAGAAACAGACGGCGATATGGAAAAAGCTGTCGAGTGGCTCCGTAAAAAGGGCCTCTCCAGTGCAGCGAAAAAAGCGGGCAGAATCGCAAGTGAAGGTGCCATCAGCATCGAGATCTCCGACGACCACAGAAAAGGGACCATCGCCGAGATCAACAGTGAAACAGATTTCGTCGCGCAGAACGACAACTTCAAAGCGCTTCTGAAAAAAGCGACCCGCCACGTTCACTGCTCTACTGCGACCACTGTAGAGGATCTTCTTCAGACAGAGATCGACGGTACCACCTTCGAAGAGTACCTGAAGGGTGAGATAGCCAAAATCGGCGAGAATATAGTGATGAGACGTTTCGTCACCGTAGATGCGGGTGAAAACGGTACGGTAGAGGGCTATATTCACGGTAACGGTAAGGTCGGTGTTCTCATTGCGGCCAAATGCGACAGTGACAAGACCTGTGAAGCCGTCAGACCGACACTCAAAAACATAGCGATGCACATCGCGGCCATGAATCCGGCCTTCCTCGATGAAGAGGCGGTACCTGCCGAGGTACTTGCGAAAGAGGAGGAGATCGCCAAGGAGCAGCTCAAGAAAGAGGGTAAGCCGGAAGCGATCTGGGACAAGATCATACCCGGAAAGATCAAACGCTACCTCAAAGACAACACACTTCTGAACCAGCCGTTTGTAATGGATGACAAGAAGACGGTGGGAGAGGTACTCGACGAAGCGGCCAAAGCCGCAGGCGGAACGGCCAAGATAGTGGAGTTCATCCGTTTCGAACTGGGTGAAGGAATCGAAAAGAAAGAGGAAGATTTCGCGGCTGAAGTCGCGGCTCAGATGGGCAGCTGA
- a CDS encoding putative ABC transporter ATP binding protein codes for MLSSDRSAPSLEEGTGLLKARNLSHSFDYPLFNDISLDIKESEKVAVIGVSGSGKSTLLHILATLLEPQNGSVNLLGSDIYSLTERERLAIRRYEIGIVFQFHYLFKGMSGAENIEIAALLSETEPDAALLERLGIADLMHKRVTELSGGQQQRVSIARVLSKNPRIIFADEPTGNLDDETAHIVMDTVFEHVERVRGGLFLVTHDERIASGCDRVYRLERSRLELLG; via the coding sequence ATGCTATCTTCCGACCGTTCGGCACCCTCTCTTGAAGAGGGTACCGGACTGCTCAAAGCCCGAAACCTCTCTCACTCCTTCGACTACCCTCTCTTCAACGACATATCACTGGATATAAAGGAGTCTGAAAAGGTTGCCGTCATAGGTGTAAGCGGCAGCGGGAAATCGACACTACTCCATATACTTGCCACACTTCTGGAGCCGCAAAACGGCAGCGTCAATCTTCTCGGTTCGGATATCTATTCGCTTACTGAGAGGGAGAGACTCGCTATAAGGCGCTACGAGATAGGTATCGTTTTCCAGTTTCACTACCTTTTCAAAGGGATGAGCGGAGCCGAAAATATAGAGATCGCCGCGCTTCTTAGCGAAACCGAGCCGGACGCAGCGCTTCTGGAGAGGCTGGGTATAGCCGATCTTATGCACAAACGTGTAACGGAGCTCTCCGGAGGCCAGCAGCAGAGGGTCTCGATAGCGAGGGTGCTCTCGAAAAACCCGAGAATTATCTTCGCCGACGAGCCGACAGGAAACCTGGATGACGAGACTGCGCATATTGTCATGGATACCGTATTCGAACATGTGGAGAGGGTGCGCGGAGGACTCTTCCTGGTTACACACGACGAGAGAATAGCCTCCGGCTGCGACAGGGTCTACAGACTGGAGCGGAGCAGACTGGAGCTTCTGGGGTGA
- a CDS encoding flagellar biosynthesis protein FliR: protein MSWYSLLQPDHIYTFLLLFVRLSTLFVFLPFFNHMSISPQVKGAFAFYLTLVLFPVVTVTPEPESYGMLFAAIFSEVIMGLIAGVILNIVFGIFSYAGEQIAFVMGFSLASVIDPQSQIQSPLVSQFLLLTAMVVLLAFNGHHIILAWMVDAINAAPPGGFVLTDDIFNYLTDAMAHLFVMGFSLAFPIIALSLLSDIIFGMLMKTMPQFNLLVVGFPIKIALSMAVWIAVLGSMMLIFKNEFLSAMKVLAEWIQ from the coding sequence GTGAGCTGGTACAGCTTGCTGCAGCCCGACCATATATACACCTTTCTACTGCTGTTCGTACGTCTCTCCACCCTCTTCGTCTTTCTGCCTTTTTTCAACCATATGTCCATTTCGCCCCAGGTAAAAGGGGCATTTGCATTCTACCTGACGCTAGTTCTTTTTCCTGTCGTAACCGTAACACCGGAGCCGGAGAGCTACGGTATGCTCTTTGCCGCGATCTTCTCCGAAGTGATCATGGGGTTGATAGCCGGTGTGATTTTGAATATCGTCTTCGGAATCTTCTCCTATGCGGGTGAGCAGATAGCTTTCGTTATGGGCTTTTCCCTGGCGAGTGTCATAGATCCGCAGAGTCAGATCCAGTCACCGCTGGTCAGCCAGTTTCTTCTGCTTACGGCTATGGTGGTACTTCTGGCGTTCAACGGCCACCATATCATCCTGGCATGGATGGTGGATGCGATAAATGCGGCTCCTCCGGGAGGATTCGTACTGACCGACGATATATTCAACTATCTTACCGACGCAATGGCCCACCTTTTCGTTATGGGCTTCTCGCTCGCCTTCCCTATCATCGCACTCTCTCTTCTCTCCGATATCATCTTCGGAATGCTCATGAAGACCATGCCGCAGTTCAACCTGCTGGTCGTTGGCTTTCCGATAAAGATCGCCCTCTCCATGGCGGTCTGGATCGCCGTTCTGGGCTCGATGATGCTCATATTCAAAAATGAATTCCTCTCCGCGATGAAGGTTCTGGCGGAGTGGATTCAGTAG
- a CDS encoding membrane bound endonuclease, which translates to MYPHRAFMLILLFTAAILAADTKLKIYTLPDEAKPALKEMLHRIDTAKYRIDAAIYSFTHKTIAKRLANAARRGVKIRVIFDRESNIRNRRSRIGYLSKFRNIDTYLLSGKARRRGDGEGLMHMKLMIIDRRYLIFGSANWTYSAFGLNHEVLAFAEDYRKAAGMERSFERMLSKAKPY; encoded by the coding sequence ATGTATCCGCACAGAGCCTTTATGCTTATACTCCTTTTTACGGCCGCGATTCTTGCCGCCGATACGAAACTGAAAATCTACACCCTTCCGGACGAAGCCAAACCGGCGCTAAAAGAGATGCTCCACCGCATAGATACCGCAAAATACAGAATCGATGCGGCGATATACAGCTTTACGCATAAGACCATCGCTAAAAGATTGGCAAATGCCGCCAGACGCGGCGTGAAGATAAGAGTCATATTCGACCGCGAATCCAATATACGCAACAGAAGAAGCCGAATAGGGTATCTCTCCAAGTTCCGCAATATCGACACATACCTGCTCAGCGGAAAAGCGCGCAGAAGGGGCGACGGAGAGGGCCTGATGCATATGAAACTGATGATAATTGACCGCAGGTACCTGATCTTCGGCTCCGCCAACTGGACCTACTCCGCTTTCGGATTGAACCATGAGGTTCTCGCATTTGCGGAAGATTACCGGAAGGCCGCCGGAATGGAAAGGTCGTTCGAAAGGATGCTCTCAAAAGCCAAACCCTACTGA